The candidate division WOR-3 bacterium genome has a segment encoding these proteins:
- a CDS encoding FtsW/RodA/SpoVE family cell cycle protein yields the protein MNRIDLRIVLPTILLTAFGMLAIYSTGGIHYLVRQLLFLPVAVAGFLGAYFIPRRYLLGLAEAAYALGLALLALVLFFGTGSGSNRWFMIGPVALQPSEYAKLAAVLMLAKHLSAQRETQFTFRSLLLPVLICLAPALLVLAEPDLSTAILLSLVLAAMLYWNGLSARHILLLYTPLLSFAAGFSLYIWIPLFILLAIVMLRRTSLFRSLIALATSVFFGLLSPLSLRLLREYQVDRIRSFLAPWLDPHGVGWNAIQSRIAIGSGRFLGKGFLRGSQNRLGFLPNRHTDFVFSCIGEEFGFLGSVILLSLFGLLVYRFLLVASSTRDRFDSLLCIGCATVFAGQVFVNIGMLLGLLPITGIALPFTSYGGSSLLLSYIMVGLVLNVRAKPE from the coding sequence ATGAATCGGATTGACCTAAGAATAGTTCTGCCGACTATCCTGCTGACAGCATTCGGCATGCTTGCAATCTACTCTACTGGCGGCATCCACTATCTTGTTCGTCAGCTGCTGTTCCTACCCGTTGCTGTCGCCGGATTTCTGGGCGCGTACTTCATACCCCGCCGATATCTACTCGGGCTGGCCGAGGCGGCCTACGCTCTGGGACTCGCCCTGCTTGCGCTCGTGCTTTTCTTTGGTACAGGTTCTGGCTCCAACCGTTGGTTCATGATCGGGCCGGTGGCACTGCAGCCGTCGGAGTATGCCAAGCTCGCCGCTGTCCTCATGCTCGCCAAACACCTCTCGGCCCAGCGCGAGACTCAGTTCACGTTCCGTAGTCTTCTCCTACCCGTCCTCATCTGTCTGGCACCGGCTCTGCTCGTACTTGCCGAACCGGACCTGTCAACAGCTATCCTACTCAGCCTAGTCCTGGCTGCGATGCTATACTGGAACGGACTCAGCGCTCGTCACATTCTTCTGCTCTATACCCCACTCCTGTCGTTTGCCGCCGGATTCTCGCTGTACATCTGGATACCATTATTCATTCTCCTTGCCATCGTCATGCTGCGGCGCACAAGCCTCTTCCGCAGCCTGATTGCACTTGCGACGAGCGTTTTCTTCGGTCTGCTTTCACCCCTCTCCCTGCGCCTGCTTCGAGAATACCAGGTTGACCGCATCCGTAGCTTTCTAGCGCCCTGGCTTGACCCGCACGGCGTCGGCTGGAACGCCATCCAGTCCCGCATTGCGATTGGCTCCGGCCGTTTTCTCGGCAAGGGTTTTCTACGCGGTAGCCAGAATCGGCTTGGTTTTCTGCCCAACCGACATACCGACTTCGTTTTCTCCTGTATAGGGGAAGAGTTCGGTTTCCTGGGCAGTGTCATTCTGCTCTCTCTGTTCGGGCTGCTCGTCTACCGGTTTCTACTGGTAGCCTCCTCCACGCGCGACCGCTTTGACTCGTTGCTCTGTATCGGGTGCGCGACGGTTTTCGCCGGTCAGGTATTTGTCAACATCGGCATGCTCCTCGGACTCCTGCCGATTACCGGTATCGCCCTGCCATTCACAAGCTATGGCGGCTCCTCGCTGCTCCTGAGCTACATCATGGTCGGCTTGGTCCTCAACGTCAGAGCCAAACCGGAATGA
- the mrdA gene encoding penicillin-binding protein 2 — protein sequence MPGINRHKQLSFVLAGLFGILTLRLAQLQLVQGSRYARLSERNHVRRVVLSAPRGRIFDCRGQLLADTRPSFTVSVIPTEMDSTTLLLLSRLLGIPLSELQSRVRPFSLTPSPVTVRRNLDIASVLRLEENSFRLPGVRVSVDPIRCYPAGEADCHVLGHLGEAGEQDLGPDSDYRLLDYIGRDGIEAQYERLLRGHDGYEYIEVDARGREIGTIAEKRPVQPVPGLDLHLTIDQRLQELCLNLTAGYRRCAVVGMDVRTGAILCLVSRPVFDPAMFLSPIPGETWARFTAGQDKPFFNRVTCAGYPPGSVAKPIVALAALHHGVVTGHTRFEPCTGSYKYGNRVFRCWARHGSLDLTGAITHSCNIYFYQLGLTLGLDSLVSFCAGMPLGRITGVDLPAENPGNIPSRAWLDAKYGKGKWTSGVLLNFAIGQGEILTTPLQLCVTYAGIANNGVFPRPHLLAAVDSAGRRIMQTKVLADTTQLASNDLKLVKRALERVVTYGTARTAQLKEIPIAGKTGTAQNPGADHAWFVGYAPADDPQVVFAVLVENAGHGGTVAAPIASRLIQASLDSDASADNESD from the coding sequence ATGCCTGGAATAAACCGGCACAAACAGCTTTCGTTTGTACTCGCCGGCCTATTTGGAATTCTCACGCTGCGCCTGGCTCAACTCCAGCTTGTTCAGGGCTCACGGTACGCGCGCCTGAGCGAACGCAATCATGTGCGCCGAGTCGTGCTTTCTGCCCCGCGCGGCCGCATCTTCGACTGTCGGGGCCAACTCCTGGCCGATACTCGGCCCTCATTCACGGTCTCGGTCATACCCACTGAAATGGACAGTACCACCCTGCTCTTGCTCTCCCGGCTTCTCGGTATTCCACTCAGTGAACTCCAGTCCAGAGTTCGACCGTTCAGCCTGACGCCTTCACCGGTCACGGTCCGACGCAACCTAGACATTGCCTCGGTTCTACGGCTTGAGGAAAACAGCTTCCGCCTACCGGGAGTCAGGGTCAGCGTTGACCCGATTCGCTGCTATCCGGCAGGCGAGGCCGACTGTCACGTACTTGGTCACTTAGGAGAGGCGGGCGAACAGGACCTCGGACCTGACTCAGACTATCGGCTGCTTGACTACATAGGCCGGGACGGTATCGAAGCCCAGTACGAACGTCTGCTCCGGGGCCACGACGGTTACGAGTACATTGAAGTAGACGCCCGAGGTCGCGAAATCGGAACAATTGCCGAAAAACGACCGGTCCAACCTGTTCCTGGCCTTGACCTGCATCTGACAATTGACCAGCGGCTACAAGAACTTTGTCTGAATCTGACCGCGGGCTACCGCCGATGCGCTGTCGTCGGTATGGACGTACGAACCGGTGCCATACTGTGTCTCGTGTCACGCCCGGTATTTGACCCGGCCATGTTTCTTTCTCCTATTCCCGGCGAAACCTGGGCTCGGTTCACCGCCGGTCAAGACAAACCATTTTTCAACCGCGTAACCTGTGCCGGGTATCCTCCCGGCAGCGTCGCCAAGCCAATAGTTGCCTTGGCTGCCCTGCACCACGGTGTAGTCACTGGCCATACCCGATTTGAACCGTGCACCGGGTCGTACAAGTACGGTAACAGAGTTTTCCGGTGCTGGGCACGGCACGGCAGTCTCGACCTCACGGGCGCCATCACTCATTCCTGCAACATCTACTTCTACCAGCTCGGCCTTACACTTGGCCTGGACAGTCTGGTCTCGTTCTGCGCCGGCATGCCACTCGGCCGGATTACCGGCGTGGACCTGCCCGCTGAGAACCCGGGCAACATCCCTTCCCGTGCCTGGCTTGATGCAAAGTATGGCAAGGGCAAGTGGACCTCAGGCGTACTCCTGAACTTCGCCATCGGCCAGGGCGAAATTCTTACCACTCCGCTTCAGCTTTGTGTCACCTACGCCGGCATCGCTAACAATGGCGTTTTCCCGCGTCCCCACCTTCTGGCCGCGGTAGATTCAGCCGGCCGTCGGATCATGCAGACTAAAGTCCTGGCTGACACAACTCAACTTGCTTCAAATGACCTAAAGTTGGTCAAGCGGGCGCTTGAACGGGTTGTGACCTACGGTACTGCTCGTACCGCCCAACTTAAAGAGATACCCATCGCAGGCAAGACCGGCACCGCTCAGAATCCTGGAGCTGACCATGCTTGGTTCGTCGGCTATGCTCCGGCCGACGACCCGCAGGTCGTCTTCGCGGTATTGGTCGAGAACGCCGGCCACGGTGGTACTGTAGCTGCACCGATCGCCAGCCGGCTGATTCAAGCCTCCCTTGACTCTGATGCCAGCGCAGACAATGAATCGGATTGA
- the mreD gene encoding rod shape-determining protein MreD — protein MRLLLICLIEYVLCLVQTSLGPFGPDLVLLSLFIIALHETRLAATALAFLAGLCLDLSVPASLGVNVAIYTALTYGVASVHALLYRSRWHLVLLVLVGLVARHGLRFLVGAELPAPTPLAVSGGLTLLLVLPADWLGSRLLQTRAT, from the coding sequence ATGAGACTATTGCTCATATGCCTTATTGAGTACGTCCTGTGCTTGGTCCAGACTAGCCTCGGCCCGTTTGGACCCGACCTCGTATTGCTATCTCTATTTATCATTGCCCTTCACGAAACGAGACTCGCGGCAACGGCGCTGGCATTCCTGGCCGGCCTGTGTCTTGACCTTTCGGTGCCCGCCAGTCTCGGCGTCAATGTAGCCATCTATACTGCGCTGACCTACGGCGTCGCTTCAGTCCACGCACTTCTCTATCGCAGCCGCTGGCATCTGGTGTTGCTCGTGCTCGTCGGCCTTGTGGCTCGGCATGGTCTTCGGTTTCTTGTCGGAGCCGAGTTGCCCGCACCAACTCCGCTTGCCGTGTCCGGTGGACTGACTCTGCTGCTTGTGTTACCGGCCGACTGGCTCGGCTCCCGGCTCCTGCAGACAAGGGCCACATGA
- the mreC gene encoding rod shape-determining protein MreC, giving the protein GRDPATMTRWLIVSRGRTHGVFPAAPVLAPEGVVGKVVAAGEHQALIQTILEPESRVSVISARSRVPALCRGAGTRLTLDYAVKGSAFLPGDTIVTAGTGQVFPHGLVVGVVEKAEDRPTELFKSVTVLPLADIAKLEQAFVFCLSLPPESLWTDPWLDNLAPAEVQVPPSVEER; this is encoded by the coding sequence TCGGGCGTGACCCAGCAACCATGACACGTTGGCTCATTGTCTCTAGAGGCCGAACTCATGGCGTGTTTCCGGCCGCACCAGTGCTGGCACCTGAAGGAGTCGTCGGCAAAGTTGTCGCCGCCGGCGAACACCAAGCTTTGATCCAGACCATCCTCGAGCCCGAATCGAGGGTTTCGGTAATCAGCGCCCGCTCCCGGGTGCCAGCACTCTGTCGCGGCGCCGGAACCAGACTCACCTTGGACTATGCGGTCAAAGGCTCGGCCTTCCTTCCGGGCGACACCATTGTCACCGCTGGCACCGGCCAAGTGTTTCCACACGGCCTGGTCGTGGGCGTCGTAGAGAAAGCCGAGGACCGACCGACCGAACTGTTCAAGTCGGTGACGGTTCTACCCCTCGCCGATATCGCGAAACTTGAACAGGCATTCGTGTTCTGCCTGTCCCTGCCGCCCGAATCCCTCTGGACCGACCCCTGGCTTGACAACCTTGCTCCGGCCGAAGTCCAAGTCCCGCCGTCAGTCGAAGAAAGATGA